The Oncorhynchus tshawytscha isolate Ot180627B linkage group LG02, Otsh_v2.0, whole genome shotgun sequence genome contains the following window.
gtccttcctaactcagttgcccgaGAGGAAAGAAACCGGTCAGGGACTTAACGATAAGGCCAGAattttattaacctttatttaactaggcaagtcagtcaagaataTTTAAAATGatgacctaccccggccaaacctggacaacaatgtgccgcactatgggactcccaatcacggccggttgtgatagagcctggaatcaaaccagggtctgcagtgatgcctctagcgctgagatgcagtgccttagactgctgcaccactcaggagcagcagggactttaaaacagttacagagtttaatggctgtgataggagaaaacagaggatggatcaacaacattgtacttactccacaatactaacctaaatgacagagtgaaaagatgaagcctgtacagaataaaactattccagaacatgcatcctgtttgcaataaggcactaaagtaaaactgcaaaaacatctcaacgtcaacagtgaagatctgactctgggatgctggccctctaggaagagttcctctgtccagtatctgttcttttgcccatctcaatcttttatttttattggccagtctgagaaatggcgttttctttgcaactctccctagaaggccagcaacccggagtcacctcttcactgttgacattgagaatggtgttttgcgggtactatttattgaagctgccagttgaggacttgaggcgtctgtttctcaaactagacactaatgtattgtcctcttgctcagttgccccccggggtctcccactcctctttctattctggttaaagccagtttgtgctgttctgtgaagggagtagtacacagcgttgtaagagatcttcagtttcctgGCAATTTCTCATGGAttaccttcatttctcagaacaagaatagactgacgagttttagAAGAAAGTTCTTGTTTCTGGactttttgagcctgtaatcgaacccacaaatgctgatgctccagatactcaactagcctaaagaaggccagttttattgcttcttttatcaggacagcagttttcagctgtgctaacataattgcaaaagggttttctaatgatcaagtagccttttaaaatgataaacttggattagctaacacaacctgccattggaacacaggagtgatggttgctgataatgggcctctgtacgcctatgtagatattccattttaaaaaatcaactgtttccagctacaatagtcatttacaacattaacgtctacactgtaattctgatcaatttgatgttattttaatggataatatagtgattttctttaaaaaacaaggacatttctgtaaatcggcttgaaaatctatgacaagacttgaaaatggatgtctagcagtgatcaacaaccaacttgacagagcttgaagaatttttaaagaataatgtgcaaatacatATTGtagaatccaggtgtgcaaagtgcttagagaattacccagaaagacagctgtaaattgttgccaaaggtgattctaacactcACACTCAgaagtgtgaatacttatgtaaatgagatatttttgtgtttattttcattaaattagcaaaaatgtctaaaaacatgttttcactgtcattatagTGTATTGTGGGTAGATGATAAAGAGAAAAAtgaatatttaatacattttgcagccaatctgtaacaaaatgtggagtaagtccAGGAGTATGAATACTTCCGAAGGTACTGTAGTTGCCATTGACTCACATTGGATTTGCGCCATAAATGCTCACAAGTTAACATTTGAAACAGTAGACAATTTAAACaaccaaagcatggattaatgtcataccttgtccatagactgcttacgtAAGGTAAGGAAAACAATGTCATTTGGGGTTAACTAACTCTTTCAACTTAAATTGTCAATGCTATTGAAATTTGTCATTTTCAGAAAAGGTAAATTAAATTTTACTGCCAAATAAGCCCGGCTCAAATTATTACCAGGGAACAATCAATTCAGGTTGTCTGTGTCACTCAGCTCCCTGGAGGTCACACGGTTGCTCCACACTCATCTTGTTTCCAGACAACACGTCATTGACACATCTTTTTAGAGGACGGGAAACCGGAGGCTACCCTCCACCGTCATACATGGCCTGTTAACACTGCTGCTATGACAACACCACCCTGGCCCCAGTGCATTTGTGGAGTCATCCAGATTGTGTGACACTGAAACTGGTCTGACATGTTTGCCTCTCAGATCTTATTTCTTAGCCCTGATGCTGAAAGACTGAAGTTGACCTTCCTGTTAGTGATGCTCAAAGACAAATATTTTGCACAACCAGACATGTATTCTGGGAAGTGAAGTAGTACGAGACATGAAATGAAAAAGACACGCAGAAAGCTacagaaaaaatattgtattaACAATTACAGTATGAGCAGCAAAAACCACAACAGTGATAAATATTATATTCAAGGTTGGATAAACCATTGTATCACAGAATTAAGAGTCACTGCATGCACTATGGTGTGGCATTATCTTCGCTAACATTTAAAAAggtgcaaaaaataataataaacaccaGAAGCATCACATTGCCAGACCAAGTGTCCATTTAAAAGTACCATTATTATGCTGGTTACTAAAAGTTCAATAGTGAACTACTAACAACCTAGGGTCAATCACAGTGGATGAATTAAATACTCCACCTAAACAAGCCAACGAATTGTGAGGTCTCTAGTGGTCAAAAAGGATGGCAGGTAGAAATGGATAGACTGGGGGAGGTGGTGACAGAGTGCCTCTGTAGCCCAGCTCTCTATGTTCTGCTTTTCTTCCTCTTCACCTTGCCATTGGCTGGGGTGATCCCCAGTGACTCAAGGCagaaggggaaagggaggagagattCAGGGCTGAGTGAGGGGCCAATGTTGGAGCCGCTGGAGGTCAGGTGAGGCGTACCATTCCTCTGGGGTGCTGAGTGAACTGCTGCATGGGAAGAGGTCATCAGTGGAATAGCCACACATGTAGGGCAAATGATCTGTTGAAGTTAAGCAGATAGCAGGTTAGATCTTTTGAATGTTTCCAGTAACTGACTTGTATCCTTCTAAAACTGACTGCTTTTATTGTAACATTAACTGCACCTCAGTCACAGTTGTGGCTCAACGCCCAGCAACTGGTTGACTCTCTTAGGCTTGAAGTAGTTGCTGGCGAAGTTCTCGCTGTCGCTGCGGTTCATCATCTCTTTATATACTGATTTCATCATACTGCACAAAACAGGCAACGATGAACGAtcataaacattttgttttgttccTCATATCCCATAGGGGaggtaaaaaatataaatgtgtTTAGTAAAAATAAAAGTACAAACTTGAAAGGATTCTCCTGTGTCAGCCGCTGAGCTCATGCACACAGAGAGCCTCTGAGCTGAAGGAGCTACTGCTGAAAGAGAGAAGGGACACAACAGAGGATGAGAAACCTAAACAGGACCAACCATCCATGTAATCACAACAttgaaaatctaaataaaaataGTCCATCCACTGAAAGATTAACATTGGTTCTAAATTCAAAGACATCTTCACAACATTATTTCTTCCCCGGTTCTACGCTCATCTGATAGCAGGGCTGTTTTCTGCACCAACATGTCAGGCAGCCTCCAGGTGACGCTGTCGTCACCCCAGTGGCCTCCGTCCGCAGGCGATCCAAGTGGCTGTAGTTGCAGTCACGACAGACCAAAGGGGCCCTGCGCTCTAACAGGCTCTGTAGCAGCTTGCCCTCCCCCTCCAGCCTGCGGATTGTTGCCAGGTAGTCATTCCTCTCTAGCTCAAACTCCGCCTGCAAGTTGTGGATCTCCAGCTTGGCCACCTTCAGCTGTGGCATCACATCAGGAGAACACCACAAAATGACCATACAGACTTAAGTCTGTCACAGTACATATTGTATTAACAGAATAGGCAAACAATACAAATGCATGACAGAAATGTGGTACAGGAACAAGCATGTTAGTAGATAAATCATTCATCTGGCATTTCTTTTCCATGAAGATGTGTCCCACCTTGCTCTGGGTGTTCTCTAGGAGTCGACTCTTAGCATGGACTTCCTCCTGGATGGAGTCGTAGACATTGAAGATCACATTGTCACTCTCCTCACCATTCTCTGCCAGGGCCAATCAACTGCTTCTTCCTCTGATCTGCCAGGGTATTCCTCTGTCGGTGTGCTGTAGCCTGGAGACAGGACAGGGCACCAAGCCACACTACTGGACATTATGTTATATaaaagggagtgtgtgtgagtgtggtaaCTCTCCTCTTGAGGACATGCTTCTGGTCCAGAGGGCCTGGGGTACCGATTGGAGGAGAGTCTGCATTCTCCTCCCCCTCAGACCCTGGTCACCTGGCAAGATGCATGTGTCTGGCTCACCCACAAGAAGAGAAGTTACATCATTAAAGGGACCGCCCTACTCAGATGTGTACCACTACAAAATGCATGCATAACCGGTTACCCACAAGTACTGGGAACTTGATGCATGGGTATCTTGGCTAGGACTGGTTCCATATCACTAAGCTCATGTGCAGTGACACAACATAATTCCTCCTCAAGAGCTTGTTTAATAAGGATGGAGAGCTCTGACACTAGGCAATTAGAAAACAAGGCTTAATATCCTGTAATGTACTAGAGCACTATCTATACACCTGACTGTTAGTTATTTATCTTCAGAAAATCTGTCTTATTAATATCCTTGGCTATGGTCGTCTGAGTAAAATTTGAATTGGTTGGAGTTTTGAACGTAGACAGGGATGTCGTAATGGTACCAGCAGTGGTAATAGAGTGCCCTCTGCTGGTCTGGGACTTTTCCAGATTGGACAGCTTGGTCTCATATGAAGAGCGCAGGACAGCAATGTCCTCCTGAAGCTTGGCCTTGGACTCCTGCTCTGCATTATACTCAGCCTGAAGCCAAGCCAGCGTCTCCTCATACTCCTGAAGGTCACAAATAGGTTAGTTGAGCTCCTTCTGCTAAGCAGCTTCAGTCAACTTCTTGTGGAAGTTAACCCACCTCTTTAATCTTCTCCTTCTCTGTAGTGCTGGACTGTGGCCTCGATGGACCAGCAGAGGGCCCTGCAGACAAACTGACCATCCAGAAACGCTGATTAAAATAGGACCATGGAGAATAATCCAATTTTAATCTAGCACTTTGATCTTCTATGTGCAAACGCTTACTCTCAGTGATTAGACAAAGTGTGGAGAAAAGCATGGTGCTCACATGACAGGTTGGTATTGCCCAGCTGGCCAGAGATTAAGGCACATAGCTGCTTGATTTCCTCCTGGTACTCTCGGAGCAGGGGATCTTTGTGGACTTCATTGATGCGGGGCCTGTTCTGGATGCTCTTGGCCCTGTTGGCGTAGCGCAGGGTGCTCAGGCTCTCCTCATAGTTGTTGTCTGCAGGCCACCATCGGGGTGCTAGTCCTGCAACAACCGGGTCACTTTGGAGTCTCGTTAGGGGATCTGTTGAGATGACGTTGCCTAGAGCTGACTGGGACAGGTTGATCTTGGTGGCCTCACAGAGACGTTCCCCGGTGGTACCAGTCTTAAACTGGCGCTCGCTGCCAGCCAAGTCCAGCAGCACACGTGTTTTCCTAACTGACATGTTATTTAGTTTCAGATATATACTGGAGATGTCCAATAGTCCACGAGCTGGTGCTACTGCATGTAATTCACCATAATCAAGTTGTGAAAATGTAGGATTTATTGTAGGCCTACCTCAACCAAAGGGTAAATTATCTCATTGTACATCTGCTCAGTGTTTTAGTCAATGAAGAGGCTTCCATCAAAGGTGAATTGTTTTGGTGGCTCCTCCTTCACCCCTGGCTTCTTGATGAAACACTGACAGTGACTCATCTCTACGGATACCACCGTCTTACAATTCAACATTTGCTCCCTATCATTCATCGGCAGACAACTGACCACTACCTTCACTGACTCTGCAGCCATTTTTGCCTCAGTCTTCTTGCGGTGTCTGATATCAGACACACATACTGGTGACAAGAAAGGCAATGCCTGATTAACACCGTTTGACACTGGTAGCCAATATCAAAATTAGTCAATCGTCAGTTGAATCCTACAGACGAAGAACCATATATGTGACAATTTTTCCATTTTAAGAGTTATTTTTATATTGTGTGTACCACATTAGGTGTTTTATGGTTGACAAATAATTCACCATACCCATATCTTCCAACaattaatatttttttgttatttaaaaaaatacttgttttattgccgttttaatttttagaatgtggaagaacagtatctcgtgatttcagtttgtggaaaaAGAGTATATGTGACATTTTGCATGACTCTTGCAAGATGTCCTTTAACACCTGATATGTTTTAAGTACAGATGCCCTTCATGTAAATAACTTAAATGCAATATGTAGTTAATTAGTATGGAGGTTCATTTAAAGGTGGTCTATCAACTTTAGCACTGATGACTTTTCTTAAAAGTTGAGTCATGAAATCTTAGTCTCATTTAAAATGAAGTCCTCAATGTGAACATACCATAGAATAACTACAAAAATAGAATACAATTAAATTAATTCAATCAAAACAAGCACAACTTGTACATATCAAATATGGATCAATGTGATGTGCCAATATGCATGTCCATTATGCAGGTCCCTAATTGCGTTAAACCCATGCTAAAGACAAGAAATGTGCTGTACTGAGGGGCAGAGGCAGAGGACTGATGGACAGAGGACTCATAAGTATTAACTGCTTAGAGTTAATGATAAATGTGGTGACAGAGAGACGTACTGTATATTGTAATGAATAAAGAGGGAATCAAGATCAAATGAAtactcacatactgtatgtgataaCTTATGTTTTTAATTAATTCAGATTAAAAAAAGTTCAAATGATCACACACAAAATAATTCTCAACAGAACACATTGTACATAACATTTTCTACACTAGGAACATCTTAAAATTCCATTAATTCAATATATTGTGCTGGCTCAAATCATACACATTGATTCACATAGAAAACACCTACTATACATTTAATTTCCTACAATAGGGGTGACATGTCTTCTGAAATGTATTCAGATTCAACATACTATACAGGTTCAGGGGATCAAACTCACAGAAAAAACGGTTAATTACATAGCTTGGTTTAACATCAAATTATTCACTCTGCAGTGATTTATAAAAAGAGCGTGCAGCAGCTGGCAAGTAGTTGAGCATGGTCATCAGATCTTGGTACTTGTTTTTTTTTTGATGGGCAGAGGACTCTCATATGCTCTAGGGTAGTGACTTGCAAAATAGGGAGGTTGAGGTGTAGCTCCTTGTTTTGGTTTGGAGATCAGCCATGATTTCCATCCCTCAAATAGACTGTGGCTCTGTCTGGTGTACAGATTCCAAGGATCCTCAACTGAAATGAGAACAGAAACATTTTAAGTTCCTGACATCAATAAACAACTTTCACAGTCAAGCATTAGGATATTTTATTGTTAGAACAACATGTTGCGTGTTGATGGGATGTTAGTAAACTATTCTCTGTGCAATACCTGTGACTTTTAACCACCTCACTGAGGTGATCTGTAGTCCAGCTGGTCGCTTGAGGACAGAATCTGGGAGGTGCCTTAAGTCTTCACATTGCATCAACATAACCTTGAATGGTTTTGCTGGTTGTGCTTCAAGTATCATCTTTGAAACATCATCAGTTGTATGAAGGACAGACACCTTGCGCCTCTTCACGATGGTGGCAAAAGATCCAACACAAGGAAGAAAAGGATGACCAGAGACCATGAACTTCTGCTCAACTTGGGTAAAGTAACCCATAGAGACGAGCATCGACATCAGCTTGAGCATCCATCAGTTGTTATTCTGCCCACAGCATCTGTCACTGAAGATGATCAACTTGCGCATCTCTGGTTTGGTGAGTGGGGTGAATTTTGTCTTCACCCACTTCAATATGCAGCTTGCCACCTCAATGGACCCTCGGTGTGCAATCCCCTCATGCCAAACACACATGTATGCAGGATCTTCTTTTCCAAGTCCCTGGATGCAAATGTTAAAATTTGACAGCTGCCGCTGGTAGACATTGGAGTGGGTCAGATTAGGGGTGTACATCACCCCCTGTAGATCCACAGAAATTACATGGCAGTCAGCATTGGCTTTAGCCCACTCAGTGTCACTGACGCTGTGTGTAGGCCTTTTCGGCTTTTCGATGGTGCAACTCACTTTCAACTGcaatcttcctcttctcctcttcagatgTTGCTGCTGACATCTTAGTGAAGAATGCGTCACATTTGCCACAGGTGTCACTCCTGGGTTGGCCAAAATTGAGACTCTGCTGTTTGATCGGTAATCGGCACTCAGTCCTCAGGTTGTAGTTGGACAGCTTAGTTACCATCACTTTGTTTAAAAGTAATAAACATTTTTATATTTCCGTTTCAGAATTCGCTATTCATCCATTCGATACTCTATGTTAATGTTTAGAAGATTGTTTAGAGTACTGCTATAGTGAAATAATCCAGGCTGGAATCCATAGCGCATTACCGATTGCTATGCTTCCCTCTTCCATCTTCTAAAGGAGACCTAGCCTCAGTAGCCTGATCTGGTAACCCTGCAACCTCACCTGCCTCAGCTTGAACTCCTAACTTTTCCTGAACAACCTGACCaaaacaattacatttcaattagcaggttcTTAAAAACTAGCACAGAGAATACAATATGTTTGTTAATTGATATTCATATAGACATTAATTCACATTTTCACTTGCCTGAAGACGGCTGTTGGTTAGCTGGAACAGACATGAAAGTGACCTTGCACACATTCAATCTCTGGCCTGCGTGCTGTACATGGTTTGTTTCCGTCGTTTGTTCTCCTTTGTATCCTAAGGTTTACGTCTCTGTTTCACCTCATGCTGCAATAAAAATTGACAATGATAAATTCAGAATTTAATATACTGTAGCATATTCAGGGTATTGCTTGATCAGGACCTCCATCTTTCACACACTCCCAACCTATACACAGAATGAGTTTGTATTGCACCATTGTGTAACACTGCACTTTTAGAGTTATCGTTAATGTACGTATCATTACTGTCAAAAGTAAACTATGCAAGTGTTCAATATAGCTATTATAATAATAGGCGTTTTGTCTTATTTATAACCTGTTCTAAGCCGGAGAGAATCAACGATTGTTGTTTCTCGTATGGGACAGTGTAGAAACTGTTGAACAGATGCAGCTTACGCTCATCAATCTACTTTCCACAATCCTTTCTGCAAGTCGTGGAACACGCTCTTCCCTGCAGGATTCAGTGTAACGTTACATACagtataactagctagctagctactgtagccatGTCGAATCATCCGGTGGATGGAGAAAAAGTAGCTAACTATGTTTCTTCTATAATCTAGCAATAACATTTGTAACGAACTAGCCAACGAAATTTAGCTAATATGTTCTCTCTATAGTTACAAATTAGACAACCCAGAACATACATGTTAGTTACTGTactctatagctagctagcttgattgTTTGATATACGGTTCTTCCACATACCTCTTTTGGACAGCTTTTCCCAGTTTTTTGACCCTtacgatttgtatagggttttcccgCATCTCGTAAGATCTTCCTTTGCATGCCTTTCCATTATTTTAGTTTGTTTTACGTTTCTTTCCCACATTTCAGCGATTTTCATCAGCAACAGAAAAGTTGTGCGCTTGTCCGTCAATTCTGAGTGGTGAACATAAACGGTTATTCCACGAGAGCCTATCTTTAAATTTAAAATGATTGTTAATGAGCGCGCGGAAAGCTTGTGAAACAGGTTCACTATAGAAAAGGGTGTCCATTAATTATTTTTCATGTATATCTATTTTTTTAAAGTCACATATGGTTCTTCGTCTGTAGGATTCAGTTGTTGAATCCATTTCATTCAGCAAGCTagaaaaataaatagctagcctaCTGTTATTTGGAAACTAAACAATTAATCTAACTAGCAGCCATGACAAATCTTTCCAGTTGACATGCTACAACTGAAGTGATCAGAATAACACAAATCGAACCTGTTGATCTGGTCACAGAAGCATGACAGCAAATCAGAACGCTAGCTAACTAAGCTAAGGACGGTAGCTAGCTTGCCACATTGGCCAAGCCTCAAAGCAATCGAGTTCACAACCTGTACCAGCTAACCTGCTAGACATGTCAGACCGTTAATTGGTTGGAATAATTTATTGTCAAATCAATTATCCACGTGCTATAAAAACGTAGTATTGGCAGATGGCATCATGTCGTCCAATGAATACAATCCGTGCTCAAAAACAATAGTATacgcaaaaaaataaaaaataataataataataatttaaaaaaaaactcgtTCTGTCGGTTCCCTTCCCACCGCGTTCCAAGGCAACCATACACTTGATAAAACCACGTCATGTGTGAAAATTGCCAAGAAAATGTTTTTGCTGCCCATCCTCTTTCCAAAGAGCCAAAATTGAAATCACTTCTTGTTCCCCCTAAAAAAGACTTAGATCAAGTTAGAGGTCTGCATTTATGCATAAAATCCGGCAATGCATTATGCATAACCCAACAATAAAAATAGCCTCCACTTTGTGGTGTAAAGTGAGTCATGTACCATGTTCTCACAGAACATCTTAAAACATGCTGTGAAACAGACAGCATAACACGAGGCATACAGCTTAACACATACAAAAATAGAAAATCCCTCTAAttcatatacaaacacacactaaattcctacttaaaaaaaaattgtatacaATTTAAAAAGTAGGGGCAGCTAAAATAGAATATACATCTCAAACACACTgacataaaacaaaaaaaaactacatCATAGGCGAAGTGCCAACATCACTCCACACGCCTTACATTTatctaaatatatggctctgctCCACCCTTGCGATCAAACTTCCCTTTAGCAGGTGAATTGTGATAAACATCACAAATCTCAAAACAATAAAAGTAACCTAAATGAAGCACAGAAGTGAATGAATTGTATTGTATTTAAGTGCAAAGAAATGAAAGGTGTCAGTGTAACATGTTCTCAGTGTCTCTTAGAGAATGGGATACATCAATCAATCCAATGTTCAGAAATTACTTTTAAACCCATTGCTTCCTCTGGTTATATTCTGCATTCTTTCTTTTGAGGCTTTGGTGTGCCTTGCCAACATTCTCCTCCCACTCGTAGCAGTGGTTTACACGGGCACAACTCAGAGGAAAGTTCAGCTCCTCCTTGAACTCTGTGTAGTGCTCTATCAAAGCAGCAATGGTGCAGAATTCTTGTTGGCAGTTCTAGTAAAAAAACATGACTTCATAGCTACACATTGAACATACATTAACAAGGAGCTTAAATTGGAAGTTAAAGAAATTTGATGAAAATGGAATGATTGACCATGACAGCTCACCTCAAGCTGGTATGTCCCTTTATATGTGTTGTCTATGAGGTGGGTGATGAGGCCAGAAGAGAAACGAATGATGAGAGAGCCACAGCCAGGTCTCTTAGGATGCGGGCACAGGAGGTATGAGCCCAGGACGTCCTCTGCAAGCAGGGAATAGCTGCTGTCACTGTAACACATGGGGGGTGAAGACCAATGGTAGCCCTGAGATGACTCACATGACTTTCATCAAGCAAACACACCATAAAGCACACAAGGAACTGGTCTGGGATAAGTGCGAGTTGGGTAAACGTGGCTCAGTTGTTAGAGCCCGGTGCTAGGAATGCAaggattgtgggttcgattcccgctgGGACAACCCTATGCAAAAAAATCTATGCACAAAtgactaagtcactttggatgaaagtgtctgctaaatagcatatattattataataaaagAGGGGGACTCACGTGGTGATGCCAGCCCAACACCACACCGCTTGAGCCAGAGCTTCTTCTGTTTCAGCAAGGCTCGGGGCCCGGgctctcctccctggcattttgtCCTGCCCCTTTCCTGTTTCACATACAAGATAAGAGATTCCTTAGCATCTTGGGATGATCACAATTCAAGATGTCCCTCAAGGCAAATGTTGTTTGCTTTGGATAACCTCCAATCTATTTCCATTCCACCTCAAGTTGAATCACTGTGGAAAAACTTACTGATGTGAGTACAACTACTGTTTCAAGGGAAACTGTGATAAAGAAGTTCATAAAACGTCATAACATGTTCACTTTAAAAATGCGTGGTAAAAAGCTTTTAACGTTACAGTAATCAGAACCCTGTGAAAAAAGTGCCTACAACCTGTATGTAATGACAAATCAATACCATGAAAAATGTAGCCTACACCACAGACGTTGAGTGAGTGCACATCACAAAGCACTAAGGGTTTGCATTACCTAATGAACTGTTTCACTCTTGAAAGAGCTCTCTGCACTTAGCCCACCTTGTGGAGAGTTAAGCTGATCCTGGAGGTGGCGTTGTTTGTGAGGGGTGTAAGTGAAGGAGCGATAGGCCCCTGAGCGCAGTACTTTGTTGCGGATGGCTTTCTTGCGCACCAGGGAAGGAGAGGTGATGACATTTTCTTGGATGCTTGGTTGTTCCTCAGTTGTTGCGCTGTTGTTCTTCAATGGGAAGACCTACAATAAGGACCCATAGAAAGTGTTAACAGGTCAACAGCTAGGCT
Protein-coding sequences here:
- the LOC112218651 gene encoding SH2 domain-containing protein 5, whose translation is MGETPVRDDGTVTRSAEYVGSFPVDDCCLDDQMQQLHTQLKSLKTCKKRRSVSLKFSIKGVKMYDEDETTILMAHALRRVSLSTAQPSDAQFAFVSHNPGNPDAQLYCHLFKASHARAAQFLNLLLCRCFQLSYLEKHPEEAQVESAGPLPNCTPSLLNQGFPLSVSALVSFRRAPTQGLLPGEKVFPLKNNSATTEEQPSIQENVITSPSLVRKKAIRNKVLRSGAYRSFTYTPHKQRHLQDQLNSPQGKGQDKMPGRRARAPSLAETEEALAQAVWCWAGITTDSSYSLLAEDVLGSYLLCPHPKRPGCGSLIIRFSSGLITHLIDNTYKGTYQLENCQQEFCTIAALIEHYTEFKEELNFPLSCARVNHCYEWEENVGKAHQSLKRKNAEYNQRKQWV